The Streptomyces sp. RKND-216 genomic sequence GACCGGGCGGCTGGCGGACAGCATCGCGGTGCTCACCGGCGCCCGTTCGGGACGCCGCTGGGCCAAGCCCATCCGCATGGAGAGCATCCTGCGCGGCGCGATGGGCCGTATCCAGGGCTACCAGCGGGTGCGGCTGCACTCGACGTCCACCGTCGCGGTCGCCGGGCACGCGGCGGAGGGCGTCATGCACGCCCTCGCCGAAATCATGGACAACGCGGCGAACTTCTCCCCGCCCACGGCCGAGGTGCACGTGTACGTGGAGCAGGTGTCGGCCGGGGTCGTGGTGACCGTCGAGGACGGGGGCCTGGTGATGGGCGAGGTCGCGCTGCGCCGCGCCCAGGAGGCGGTGGAGCCTCGCTCGGCGCGCGATCTGAGCGCCCTGCCCGGGACCCGTCTCGGCCTCTCCGTCGTCGGACGCCTGGCGCACAAGCACGGCCTGTCCGTCTCCTTCCGCCCTTCCGCCCACGGCGGTACGGGCGTCCTGCTGCGCATTCCGCAGGAGCTGGTCACCGAGAGCACGCCGTCGTCCGGCGAGACCCACGGCCGCGGACTCCCCCACCCCGCTGCCCGGCAGGGTGGCGGGGTGGGGCACGTTCCGCCCGCACCCGACCGCACCCGCACGGAGGCGGGCGCCGGCACGGCAGCCCCCGCAGCCGCCGGGGCGGGCGCGGGAGCGTCTGCGGGCGCAGGCCTCACCCCGGGCCCGGGCGCCACCGCGGAGCCCGCCACGGACGACGCCACCATGGTGATCCCCCGCTACCCCGGGACCCCGGACCATGCCGGACGCCAGGCGGACACCGTCGAGACGCCGGAGGGCCGGGAGCACCGGCACGTGGCCGACGAGGCTCGAGGCGACGAGATGGTGCAGTACGGCGAGAGCGGGCTGCCCCGCCGCCGGCGCGGTCGTACGCTCGCCGCGGCACGGCGGGCGGCCGAGACCGCCGCCGAACGCCCGCGCCGCGCACGCACCGCGGCCGACGCCGGTTCCCGGCTCGGCGCCTTCCGGCGGGCCGTGCGCGGCGAGACCCCCGCGGCGGGCACGGACACCGCTCCGGCACCCGCCACCACGGGCCCCGGCGCACCGCCCGGTAACGGCCCGGCGACCACCGAGGCGGCCACCGAAGCCGCCGCCTCGCCCACCTTTTCCGATTCGCGCGCGGAGGAACGCCCGGAATGATGACCGACGGCAAGCTGGACTGGTTGCTGGAGAACCTGCTGGAGCGGACGCCCGGAGCGCGCCACGGGCTGGTGCTGTCCCGCGACGGACTGAAGCTGTGCCGCTCGCCGGAGCTGTCCGTGGACCAGGCGGACCAGCTCGCGGCCATCGCCGCGGGCATCCAGAGCCTGTCGCACGGCGCCTCCGTGGAGTTCGGCGACGGCACGGGCGGCGTTCGGCAGGCGATGACGGAGTTCTACGGCGGCATCCTGTTCGTCGTGGAGGCGGGCGAGGGCGCGCACCTGGCGGTCGTAGCGGGTGAGGACGCGGACGTCGGCCTGGTCGGGCACAACATGAACGAGCTCGTCGAGCAGATCGGCGAGCACCTCAGTGCCCCGCCCCGCGAAAGCGGCGACGGGGACGGCACCCGGCGCGACCGCACGGACCGCGGCGCCGCCTGATGCGCCCGGGACGGGACGACGATCCGGACCGGCTGTACACCGTCACCGGTGGCCGCAGCCGGCCGGACGCTTCGGACACCCTCACCTTCGACCTGGTGACCCTGGTCGTCGCCGAGTGCGACCCCACCCCGGCGATGCAGTCCGAGCACGCCGCGATCCTGCGGATCTGCCGCCACCCGACGGCGGTGGTGGAGGTAGCAGCGGACCTTGGCCTCCCGGTGGGCATCGTCCGCATCCTGCTCGGCGACCTGCTGTCCGCCGGCCGGATCACGGCCCGCCACCCCCGTACGGCCGCCGCGGCGACGGACCGCATGCCCGACCCCGAACTTCTGAAGCAGGTGCTCGTTGGCCTCCGCAACCTCTGACCCGACCTCCCGCTTCTCCGGTGCCTCCCCGCAAGGGGGCGCCTCGGACCGCGGTGTCCCGACGGAGCTCCCCGAGGTGCCGGCGCGGACCTGGCGCCCACCGCTGCGCGACAGCGCGGAGAACGGCCTCAAGATCGTGATCGTGGGCGGCTTCGGAGTCGGCAAGACGACCATGGTCCGCTCGGTCAGCGACATCCGTCCGCTGAACACCGAGGAGACGATGACGCGAGCCGGCGAGGGCATCGACGACCCGAGCGCGGTAGCGGGGAAGACCACCACGACGATCGCGTTCGACTTCGGCCGGATCGGCATCGACGAGCAGACCGTGCTGTACCTGTTCGGCGCCCCCGGACAGGAACGTTTCTGGTTCCTGTGGGACCGGCTGTTCTCGGGCACGCTCGGCGCGGTCGTGCTGGTCGACACGCGGCGGCTCGCGGACTCCTGGTACTCCATCGACAGGCTGGAGCACCACGGCACCCCCTTCATCGTGGCGCACAACGACTTCGGGGGCCCGCACCACACGCACGACCAGATCCGCGAGGCGCTGGACCTCTCCCCGGACGTGCCGCTGATCGACTGCGACGCCCGCTCCCGCGAGTCCAGCAAGGACGTGCTGCTCACCCTGGTGA encodes the following:
- a CDS encoding ATP-binding protein is translated as MTTENAPRRNSPSATAGAATGTALALLIAVTVTSPACLLAVYLAPTSLRPEIAWTSGAVALLLCVCVAVAAYQRLTARRLRGELAARDAEAAEHRAATERFADITVPEVVRRLREGASAETALAAAGRVEDDAQRRVLGTLATEVHRGESRRAAAMAACANAASRVQALTTSMAADLREMEHRHSDPDVLGDLLHLDHRTAQTGRLADSIAVLTGARSGRRWAKPIRMESILRGAMGRIQGYQRVRLHSTSTVAVAGHAAEGVMHALAEIMDNAANFSPPTAEVHVYVEQVSAGVVVTVEDGGLVMGEVALRRAQEAVEPRSARDLSALPGTRLGLSVVGRLAHKHGLSVSFRPSAHGGTGVLLRIPQELVTESTPSSGETHGRGLPHPAARQGGGVGHVPPAPDRTRTEAGAGTAAPAAAGAGAGASAGAGLTPGPGATAEPATDDATMVIPRYPGTPDHAGRQADTVETPEGREHRHVADEARGDEMVQYGESGLPRRRRGRTLAAARRAAETAAERPRRARTAADAGSRLGAFRRAVRGETPAAGTDTAPAPATTGPGAPPGNGPATTEAATEAAASPTFSDSRAEERPE
- a CDS encoding roadblock/LC7 domain-containing protein: MMTDGKLDWLLENLLERTPGARHGLVLSRDGLKLCRSPELSVDQADQLAAIAAGIQSLSHGASVEFGDGTGGVRQAMTEFYGGILFVVEAGEGAHLAVVAGEDADVGLVGHNMNELVEQIGEHLSAPPRESGDGDGTRRDRTDRGAA
- a CDS encoding DUF742 domain-containing protein, translated to MRPGRDDDPDRLYTVTGGRSRPDASDTLTFDLVTLVVAECDPTPAMQSEHAAILRICRHPTAVVEVAADLGLPVGIVRILLGDLLSAGRITARHPRTAAAATDRMPDPELLKQVLVGLRNL
- a CDS encoding ATP/GTP-binding protein; translation: MPARTWRPPLRDSAENGLKIVIVGGFGVGKTTMVRSVSDIRPLNTEETMTRAGEGIDDPSAVAGKTTTTIAFDFGRIGIDEQTVLYLFGAPGQERFWFLWDRLFSGTLGAVVLVDTRRLADSWYSIDRLEHHGTPFIVAHNDFGGPHHTHDQIREALDLSPDVPLIDCDARSRESSKDVLLTLVNHLHALATAHYAQNGAEEEIAR